One Streptomyces sp. RPA4-2 genomic window carries:
- a CDS encoding inositol-3-phosphate synthase produces MGSVRVAIVGVGNCAASLVQGVEYYKDADPATKVPGLMHVKFGDYHVGDVEFVAAFDVDAKKVGLDLSDAIGASENNTIKICDVPNKGVTVQRGHTLDGLGKYYRMTIEESAEAPVDVVQILKDKQVDVLICYLPVGSEDAAKFYAQCAIDAKVAFVNALPVFIAGTKEWADKFTEAGVPIVGDDIKSQVGATITHRVMAKLFEDRGVRLERTMQLNVGGNMDFKNMLERDRLESKKISKTQAVTSQIPDRDLGEKNVHIGPSDYVAWLDDRKWAYVRLEGRAFGDVPLNLEYKLEVWDSPNSAGVIIDALRAAKIAKDRGIGGPILSASSYFMKSPPVQYFDDEAFANVEKFIQGEVER; encoded by the coding sequence ATGGGTTCGGTTCGCGTAGCCATCGTCGGCGTGGGCAACTGCGCCGCCTCGCTGGTTCAGGGCGTCGAGTACTACAAGGACGCCGACCCGGCGACCAAGGTCCCCGGCCTGATGCACGTCAAGTTCGGCGACTACCACGTCGGTGACGTCGAGTTCGTCGCCGCGTTCGACGTCGACGCGAAGAAGGTCGGCCTCGACCTCTCCGACGCCATCGGTGCCAGCGAGAACAACACCATCAAGATCTGCGACGTCCCGAACAAGGGCGTCACGGTCCAGCGTGGTCACACCCTGGACGGTCTCGGTAAGTACTACCGCATGACCATCGAGGAGTCCGCCGAGGCGCCGGTCGACGTCGTCCAGATCCTCAAGGACAAGCAGGTCGACGTCCTCATCTGCTACCTGCCCGTCGGTTCCGAGGACGCGGCGAAGTTCTACGCCCAGTGCGCCATCGACGCCAAGGTCGCCTTCGTCAACGCCCTCCCGGTCTTCATCGCCGGCACCAAGGAGTGGGCGGACAAGTTCACCGAGGCCGGTGTCCCGATCGTCGGCGACGACATCAAGTCGCAGGTCGGCGCGACCATCACGCACCGTGTGATGGCGAAGCTGTTCGAGGACCGCGGTGTCCGTCTCGAGCGCACCATGCAGCTCAACGTCGGCGGCAACATGGACTTCAAGAACATGCTGGAGCGCGACCGCCTCGAGTCCAAGAAGATCTCGAAGACGCAGGCCGTCACCTCGCAGATCCCCGACCGCGACCTGGGCGAGAAGAACGTCCACATCGGTCCCTCGGACTACGTGGCCTGGCTCGACGACCGCAAGTGGGCCTACGTCCGCCTCGAGGGCCGTGCCTTCGGTGACGTTCCGCTGAACCTGGAGTACAAGCTCGAGGTCTGGGACTCCCCGAACTCGGCGGGTGTCATCATCGACGCCCTGCGCGCCGCGAAGATCGCCAAGGACCGCGGCATCGGCGGCCCGATCCTGTCGGCGTCGTCCTACTTCATGAAGTCCCCGCCGGTCCAGTACTTCGACGACGAGGCCTTCGCCAACGTCGAGAAGTTCATCCAGGGCGAGGTCGAGCGCTAG